A single genomic interval of Bacillus sp. es.036 harbors:
- a CDS encoding serine hydrolase: MKKQIVVLMAILLLLTTPLFSTATAAKGQKLSHGSPKSVGMDSTTLEDIDSAVKGAIENNITPGVVVLVAKDGRIVKESAYGDAQKYDMGALLEKPRKMKRKTIFDLASLTKVMGTTQGIMKLVSEGELSVNDRVAKYIPNFASNGKGDVTIVDLLTHTSGLTPWQPTYFHAENSKEVLNYINALPLEYETGTDRRYSDFSFMTLGFIIEEISGEKLDDYLQKNIYEPLKMKDTIFTPSDHLDRKIAATSWGNPFEYKMVDDPNFGYNVPERAEDFERWRNYTLIGEVNDGNSFYANEGIAGHAGLFSTAQDLAVLGQAMLNGGSYGKVKLYDQEVIKDFITPQRFGQGYGWELNKSWYMGEKHSEKAFGHTGFTGTQVIFDPVYDLQIIVLTNKQNNGPLETGSYPSTGGLSKQIANTVYDSIQ; encoded by the coding sequence ATGAAAAAACAAATTGTTGTATTGATGGCAATACTTCTTCTATTGACGACGCCACTTTTTTCCACAGCGACTGCTGCCAAAGGACAGAAACTAAGTCACGGCAGTCCGAAAAGTGTTGGCATGGATTCTACAACTCTCGAAGATATTGATAGCGCAGTTAAAGGCGCAATAGAAAATAATATTACTCCTGGTGTAGTTGTGCTAGTAGCGAAGGATGGGAGAATCGTCAAGGAGTCCGCTTATGGAGATGCACAGAAATATGATATGGGTGCTCTTTTAGAAAAACCAAGGAAAATGAAAAGGAAAACGATCTTTGATCTTGCATCCTTAACTAAGGTTATGGGAACTACACAAGGGATTATGAAGCTTGTTAGTGAGGGGGAATTATCAGTAAATGATCGTGTAGCAAAATATATCCCTAATTTCGCTTCAAATGGCAAAGGTGACGTCACAATTGTCGATCTATTAACACACACGTCTGGTTTAACTCCATGGCAGCCGACTTATTTTCATGCTGAGAATTCAAAAGAAGTTCTAAACTATATCAATGCCCTCCCACTCGAATACGAAACCGGGACCGATCGTCGCTATAGTGATTTTAGCTTTATGACGCTAGGGTTTATCATTGAGGAAATAAGTGGAGAGAAGCTTGATGATTATCTTCAGAAAAATATTTATGAGCCACTGAAAATGAAAGATACGATATTTACTCCTTCAGACCACCTTGATCGTAAAATAGCAGCTACCTCATGGGGAAATCCTTTTGAATATAAAATGGTCGATGATCCAAATTTCGGCTACAACGTTCCAGAGCGGGCTGAGGATTTCGAAAGGTGGAGAAATTATACACTTATTGGAGAAGTTAATGATGGCAATAGTTTTTATGCAAACGAAGGTATTGCTGGACACGCTGGCTTATTCTCCACGGCACAAGATCTTGCCGTACTTGGACAGGCAATGTTGAATGGTGGGAGTTACGGAAAAGTGAAGCTCTATGATCAGGAGGTTATCAAAGACTTTATAACTCCCCAGCGTTTTGGACAAGGTTATGGATGGGAACTCAATAAAAGCTGGTATATGGGGGAAAAGCATTCAGAAAAAGCTTTCGGGCATACAGGTTTTACAGGAACACAAGTGATTTTTGATCCTGTTTATGATCTTCAAATTATTGTTTTAACAAATAAGCAAAACAATGGCCCTCTTGAGACTGGTTCTTATCCAAGTACTGGAGGACTTTCAAAACAAATCGCGAATACTGTATATGATTCAATCCAATAA
- a CDS encoding phosphopentomutase, translating to MGRMVVLILDSFGIGAMEDCGEYEPGDCVANTYEHIRNKVAISIPTMYSLGLNQLVDGTGIPKGAYGKSRLAHHGADTYMGHQEIVGSLPKRPAKRLMKDVHKDIVTSLLRKNFKVTYPFEDLPILLVDDAIIVADNIESTPGNIINVTADLTKVSFEYALKVGSVVREVVDTSRVITLGGPHTSVERLLAVVKKGEAGQWGIDSPKAGVYGEDYHVRHMGYGVNVQRQFQTLAESKIPVYRIGKTADVLEGKDLAYSIVNTAEVLQQLKEAFSKEKHGAFLVNVQETDLAGHAEDTNWYASLLEEVDNWLEEFIPLLNEDDILIVTADHGNDPTIGHSKHTREYTPLMITGPKVKAVSIGTRNTMADIGATLSDYFRIESTEAGTSFLNQILEG from the coding sequence ATGGGACGTATGGTAGTGCTCATTCTTGATAGTTTTGGAATTGGCGCGATGGAGGATTGTGGTGAGTATGAACCAGGGGACTGTGTAGCAAATACGTATGAGCATATTCGAAATAAAGTTGCGATTTCCATTCCAACCATGTACTCATTGGGTCTTAATCAGCTAGTCGATGGAACAGGGATACCAAAAGGAGCTTATGGAAAATCAAGACTTGCGCATCACGGTGCTGATACTTACATGGGACATCAGGAGATCGTAGGAAGTCTTCCAAAACGTCCCGCCAAACGTTTGATGAAAGATGTTCATAAGGATATAGTTACGAGTCTTCTAAGGAAAAATTTCAAAGTAACTTATCCTTTTGAAGATTTACCAATATTGTTAGTTGACGATGCAATCATTGTTGCTGATAACATTGAATCGACGCCTGGGAATATTATTAATGTTACGGCAGACCTTACAAAAGTTTCGTTTGAGTATGCGCTTAAAGTAGGAAGCGTGGTAAGGGAAGTGGTTGATACAAGTCGAGTTATTACATTAGGCGGTCCTCATACTTCGGTCGAGAGACTTTTAGCAGTAGTAAAAAAAGGGGAAGCGGGACAGTGGGGAATTGACAGCCCTAAAGCAGGAGTATATGGGGAAGACTATCACGTTCGTCACATGGGATATGGTGTGAATGTACAAAGACAATTCCAAACCCTAGCTGAATCTAAAATTCCAGTTTATCGAATTGGAAAAACGGCAGATGTGCTCGAAGGAAAGGATCTAGCCTATTCTATTGTGAATACAGCGGAGGTGCTTCAACAACTAAAAGAAGCATTTAGTAAAGAAAAGCATGGGGCTTTTCTAGTAAATGTACAAGAAACGGACCTTGCTGGTCATGCAGAAGATACGAATTGGTACGCATCACTTCTTGAAGAAGTAGATAATTGGCTGGAAGAGTTTATTCCTTTGCTTAACGAGGATGATATTTTAATCGTAACGGCTGATCATGGGAATGACCCTACGATCGGACACTCCAAACATACAAGAGAGTATACTCCTTTAATGATTACTGGTCCTAAAGTGAAAGCGGTATCAATTGGGACGAGAAATACTATGGCAGATATAGGCGCAACCTTGAGTGATTATTTTCGTATTGAATCCACTGAAGCAGGTACGAGCTTTCTTAATCAAATTCTTGAAGGCTAA
- a CDS encoding YhfX family PLP-dependent enzyme produces MFLSLTKKRNPELIKAGVHLHQSGLIPPNTYVLDLDTLAKNVRSMAKAAKENDFVLYFMSKQLGRIGELGNWIAEHGIEKAVAVEFEEAFRLHQSGVKIGNVGHLVQPGKHQWGEILGFEPEVVTVFSIERARQVSEAAMKLGKKQDVILRVIHPSDTIYPGQWGGFQLEELQSAIPELKKLEGIEVMGVTSFPLLLMDKEREELRFTENLKTILSAKEILEASGFQIRQVNGPSATSTATIPMLQKAGITHGEPGHALTGTTPLHAVRSLPEDPAIIYVSEISHEDKENVYVIGGGFYERGNMTGAYVGSSPEHIFDTFLKGKSLNSQYIDYYGRLEQGLPVSIGDTAIYAFRTQVFVTRANVALVRGLHDGVPEIVHFERRG; encoded by the coding sequence TTGTTTCTTTCACTAACAAAGAAGAGAAATCCAGAGCTCATAAAAGCGGGAGTACACCTTCACCAATCTGGGCTTATTCCCCCTAATACCTATGTTCTCGATCTCGATACACTAGCAAAAAATGTTAGGAGCATGGCAAAGGCTGCGAAAGAGAATGATTTTGTTTTGTATTTTATGAGTAAACAGCTTGGCCGTATTGGTGAACTTGGAAATTGGATTGCAGAACATGGCATCGAAAAAGCAGTTGCTGTTGAATTTGAAGAAGCTTTCCGATTACATCAGTCAGGTGTCAAAATTGGTAATGTGGGTCATCTCGTTCAACCTGGCAAACATCAGTGGGGGGAAATTCTCGGCTTCGAACCAGAGGTTGTGACAGTTTTTTCGATTGAGCGAGCAAGACAGGTGTCAGAGGCAGCTATGAAACTAGGAAAAAAACAGGATGTTATTCTGAGAGTTATTCATCCATCCGATACTATTTATCCTGGGCAGTGGGGAGGCTTTCAGTTAGAAGAACTTCAATCAGCTATTCCGGAGCTTAAGAAACTCGAAGGAATTGAAGTGATGGGAGTTACTTCTTTTCCATTATTGCTTATGGATAAGGAGCGGGAAGAGTTACGATTTACAGAAAATCTGAAAACCATTCTTTCAGCAAAAGAAATACTTGAAGCATCCGGATTTCAGATTCGACAGGTTAATGGGCCGAGTGCAACGAGTACAGCAACCATTCCAATGCTCCAAAAAGCAGGGATTACGCATGGGGAACCGGGCCATGCTCTGACAGGTACTACACCCCTTCATGCGGTGCGTTCACTTCCTGAGGATCCTGCTATTATTTATGTCTCTGAAATCTCTCATGAAGACAAGGAAAACGTCTATGTGATTGGAGGAGGGTTTTATGAACGAGGAAATATGACCGGTGCCTATGTCGGAAGCTCTCCTGAACATATTTTTGATACTTTTTTGAAAGGAAAGTCTCTTAATTCTCAGTACATTGATTACTATGGAAGACTCGAACAAGGATTGCCCGTATCAATCGGTGATACAGCAATCTATGCTTTTCGGACACAAGTGTTTGTGACTAGGGCGAACGTCGCTCTTGTGCGTGGGTTACATGATGGTGTTCCAGAAATCGTACATTTCGAAAGGAGAGGATAG
- a CDS encoding aminotransferase class V-fold PLP-dependent enzyme, which yields MRYQESVIPQMSVEEATKKQFEIVDFITKEFKDNEMFQDGDRGVHPIYKRPRTTAKVEKVMANVFGANQAVLVRGSGTGAIRSLLSALLEPGESMIIHSAPIYMTTKETIRMLGLRTEEVDFNDFDALKQNVTRSEAKVFYIQHARQQPIDTYQLKEVIQIVKSIKPEMLVIVDDNYCALKMPCIGVQAGADYSTFSGFKLLGPEGIGVVVGESAIETIQQRNYSGGSQVQGPEAMELLRALPFAPVSLAIQSQQVEILCELLNKGKVYGVKEAYITNSQSKNVIVELKEPVAQEVIERSKTFGAATYPVGAESRFELVPMIYRVSGSFLESTPELFDYGLRINPMKAGAETVIRILQKALRGE from the coding sequence TTGAGATATCAGGAATCTGTCATACCTCAGATGTCGGTTGAAGAAGCAACAAAAAAGCAGTTTGAAATTGTCGATTTTATTACGAAAGAATTTAAGGATAATGAAATGTTCCAAGATGGTGATCGAGGTGTGCATCCGATCTATAAGCGTCCTAGAACAACTGCGAAAGTTGAAAAAGTGATGGCGAATGTTTTTGGAGCTAATCAAGCGGTACTTGTTCGAGGATCGGGTACTGGTGCCATTCGCTCGCTTTTAAGTGCCCTCCTCGAACCGGGAGAATCCATGATCATTCACTCTGCACCTATTTATATGACAACTAAAGAAACGATTAGAATGCTTGGATTACGAACTGAAGAAGTAGATTTTAATGATTTCGATGCCCTTAAACAGAATGTTACACGTTCAGAAGCAAAGGTTTTCTATATCCAACACGCAAGACAGCAACCAATCGATACGTATCAGCTTAAAGAAGTCATTCAGATAGTGAAATCAATCAAACCTGAAATGCTCGTGATTGTTGATGACAATTATTGTGCCTTGAAAATGCCTTGCATTGGGGTCCAAGCCGGTGCGGATTACTCTACTTTTTCCGGATTTAAGCTACTAGGTCCTGAAGGGATTGGAGTGGTGGTAGGAGAGAGTGCAATCGAAACCATTCAGCAGCGAAATTATTCTGGAGGTAGCCAGGTTCAAGGGCCAGAAGCGATGGAGTTGCTTAGGGCTTTACCTTTTGCCCCGGTCTCGTTAGCTATTCAGAGTCAGCAAGTTGAAATTTTGTGTGAGTTGTTAAACAAAGGTAAAGTGTATGGAGTGAAAGAGGCATATATTACAAACTCTCAATCAAAGAATGTCATTGTTGAATTGAAGGAGCCAGTTGCTCAAGAAGTAATTGAGCGCAGTAAGACTTTTGGAGCAGCAACCTATCCAGTTGGTGCTGAATCACGGTTTGAACTCGTTCCAATGATTTATCGAGTATCTGGTAGTTTCCTTGAGAGTACACCAGAATTATTTGACTACGGGTTACGTATTAACCCAATGAAAGCTGGAGCAGAGACCGTTATCCGTATTCTTCAAAAAGCTTTGCGAGGAGAATAA
- a CDS encoding phosphotriesterase family protein, which yields MIQTVRGQIDPNELGVCSAHEHLCIDLSRIKKDPDTILDDIGGMEEELRYFKASGGQAMVEVTNDGMGRNATLLRKLSETTGVHLIASTGFYKDPFLPDQATKWSRDQFAQHMIDEIKNGIDGTDVYPGVIGEIGSSHYEIKPIEEELLTGAGIAAMETGLPLTTHTTLGTMGVEQVELYSALGLPMNQLIVGHQDLNQDDERVLAVVEAGAFVGFDTIGKINYRPDEERIKTICHLIERGYGEQILLSADLTRKSHWHKHGGIGYDYVLNEFVPRLKEAGLSDEDIRMMLIDNPAHAFSRKGSA from the coding sequence ATGATTCAAACGGTTAGAGGACAAATTGATCCTAATGAGCTCGGGGTTTGTTCAGCTCATGAACACCTTTGTATTGACCTATCACGAATCAAAAAAGATCCCGACACTATTCTTGATGATATAGGTGGAATGGAAGAAGAACTTCGCTACTTTAAAGCTTCAGGTGGACAGGCGATGGTTGAAGTTACGAACGACGGAATGGGACGTAATGCCACTCTCCTTAGGAAGTTAAGCGAAACAACCGGTGTGCATCTCATCGCAAGTACAGGATTTTATAAAGATCCATTCCTCCCAGATCAAGCAACGAAATGGAGTCGTGATCAGTTTGCACAACACATGATCGATGAAATAAAAAATGGTATTGATGGAACAGACGTTTATCCTGGCGTTATTGGAGAAATCGGTAGCAGTCATTATGAGATCAAGCCTATTGAAGAAGAACTTTTAACTGGGGCAGGAATCGCAGCAATGGAAACGGGGCTTCCGCTCACTACACATACAACGCTCGGAACGATGGGAGTCGAGCAAGTTGAACTTTATTCTGCTCTTGGATTGCCAATGAACCAATTGATTGTGGGGCATCAAGACCTTAATCAAGATGACGAACGAGTACTTGCTGTTGTGGAAGCAGGGGCGTTTGTAGGATTTGATACGATTGGCAAAATTAATTATCGACCTGATGAAGAGCGAATTAAAACGATTTGTCATCTAATTGAAAGAGGATATGGTGAGCAGATTTTATTATCTGCTGATTTAACAAGAAAGTCACATTGGCATAAGCACGGAGGTATTGGATATGACTATGTTCTCAATGAATTTGTTCCTCGTTTAAAAGAAGCTGGTTTGTCTGATGAGGATATCCGAATGATGCTAATTGATAATCCAGCTCATGCTTTCAGTCGAAAGGGGAGCGCATAA
- a CDS encoding YhfT family protein, with product MEMVLVILIGAMAAVLANLNLAVFNDGLRPIVPENTEGRMGRKELGLTAFAMSFGLVVGFGIPFTITASIILIHSILLGTDIIGLITPRNKWGTPVAAIVGGAYGAGLLVGLEGFVTLFEKLPLNFLDAMGQVGSPVVVTFMAFPALAVALQFSVKKGVLTFITSAIIRQLAVWLNESGTMTFGDTTVTLNQEGMALITGMIFLITYAVRQKPEGDGSGIDLASVFSERVDRIKKHVVYFMIMGGLIAAATNLLIMAGDPISLNLIADGKITDAAIAAGARALGFIPLVASTAIATGVYSPVGFTIIFVVGLLVPNVWVAAIIGTITVFLEVMLLSQIARFLDKYPGVRQSGENIRTAMSRILEVALLIGGANAANAIAPGLGFFIIAGLYLLNEIAGRPIVRMAIGPIGAIAVGILANILVVLGLMQIPQ from the coding sequence ATGGAAATGGTTCTCGTCATTTTAATAGGGGCTATGGCAGCTGTTCTTGCGAATTTGAATTTGGCTGTCTTTAACGATGGCTTACGACCAATTGTACCTGAAAATACTGAAGGGCGAATGGGACGTAAAGAGCTTGGTTTAACTGCTTTTGCTATGAGTTTTGGACTTGTTGTTGGTTTTGGGATTCCGTTTACCATTACAGCAAGCATTATCCTTATCCATAGCATTTTGCTAGGAACAGATATTATTGGATTGATCACTCCGCGAAATAAATGGGGTACGCCTGTTGCAGCAATTGTAGGTGGAGCATATGGTGCAGGCTTATTAGTTGGACTAGAAGGATTTGTCACTTTATTTGAAAAACTACCATTAAATTTTTTAGATGCAATGGGCCAAGTGGGATCGCCGGTCGTGGTAACCTTCATGGCATTTCCAGCTTTAGCTGTGGCATTGCAATTCAGTGTTAAAAAAGGTGTTCTGACGTTTATCACTTCAGCCATTATCCGACAGTTAGCTGTATGGTTAAATGAAAGCGGTACCATGACTTTCGGTGATACGACGGTTACGTTAAATCAAGAAGGAATGGCTCTTATTACTGGAATGATTTTCTTAATTACATATGCTGTGCGTCAAAAACCTGAAGGGGACGGAAGCGGGATTGATCTTGCTTCGGTTTTCAGTGAGAGAGTCGATCGCATTAAAAAGCATGTCGTTTATTTCATGATTATGGGTGGGCTTATTGCTGCGGCTACGAACCTTTTAATTATGGCTGGAGATCCAATATCTTTAAATTTAATTGCAGACGGAAAAATAACAGATGCTGCTATTGCTGCTGGAGCTCGTGCACTTGGATTTATCCCTCTAGTTGCTAGTACGGCGATTGCAACAGGTGTTTATAGTCCAGTTGGATTTACAATCATTTTCGTCGTAGGTTTGCTTGTTCCAAATGTATGGGTTGCAGCTATTATCGGTACTATTACTGTTTTTCTAGAGGTTATGCTACTAAGCCAGATTGCTCGTTTTCTTGATAAATATCCTGGTGTACGTCAATCAGGAGAAAATATTCGTACAGCGATGAGTCGAATTCTAGAAGTTGCTCTTTTGATTGGTGGTGCAAACGCAGCTAATGCTATTGCTCCTGGTCTCGGGTTCTTTATCATTGCAGGATTGTATTTGTTAAATGAGATTGCGGGTCGACCAATTGTGCGAATGGCTATAGGACCGATTGGCGCGATCGCAGTTGGGATTTTGGCGAACATTCTTGTCGTTCTGGGACTTATGCAAATACCACAGTAG
- a CDS encoding DUF2620 domain-containing protein, with protein MKIVVGGQVDKKEVEALVKEHGPDGVETLVKSDVEAAMAVKTGQADYYVGACHTGGGGALAMAIAIIGKPSCETVSMPGRKPNEEKILQAVKDGKKAFGFTADHMETAVPMIMRAIKAL; from the coding sequence ATGAAAATCGTTGTAGGTGGTCAGGTCGATAAAAAAGAAGTTGAAGCCCTTGTGAAGGAACATGGACCAGATGGAGTGGAAACCTTAGTTAAATCAGATGTAGAAGCCGCCATGGCAGTGAAAACTGGTCAGGCAGATTACTATGTTGGAGCGTGTCACACTGGGGGTGGCGGTGCACTAGCAATGGCGATTGCTATAATTGGAAAGCCTAGCTGTGAAACAGTTTCAATGCCGGGAAGGAAACCGAATGAAGAGAAAATTTTACAGGCTGTTAAGGACGGAAAAAAAGCATTTGGCTTTACTGCAGATCATATGGAAACTGCCGTGCCGATGATCATGAGGGCAATTAAAGCTTTATAA
- a CDS encoding PRD domain-containing protein yields the protein MTTIKERLDILKAGDVISSEASTIAEQAVQRLSSQTQKPLPQNKVEMFVTHLASALTRISRRNSIDAPPGELISEIEKSDLLQVAKREISWIQSNWAEEIPQSEIAFLKIHYVSIFQEIKKEEI from the coding sequence ATGACGACGATTAAAGAACGATTAGATATTCTGAAAGCAGGTGATGTGATTAGTTCAGAAGCTTCAACTATCGCCGAGCAAGCCGTTCAAAGATTAAGCAGTCAGACGCAAAAGCCGCTTCCTCAAAATAAAGTAGAAATGTTTGTGACTCATCTTGCATCCGCTTTAACGCGTATCTCTCGTAGAAATTCGATCGATGCGCCCCCGGGTGAGCTCATTTCGGAAATAGAGAAATCCGATCTATTACAAGTAGCAAAAAGGGAGATTAGCTGGATTCAATCCAATTGGGCTGAGGAAATTCCACAATCTGAAATCGCGTTTTTGAAAATACACTATGTATCTATTTTTCAAGAAATCAAAAAGGAGGAGATTTAA
- the yhfZ gene encoding GntR family transcriptional regulator YhfZ encodes MEDKWEKLYSKNGLAARRIAANLLAIEPGSRIPRVSDFVTETSLGRGTIQGALRLLEEIGAIVLEARGHLGTFLVRTNRQLLWDIAGLGSVMGAMPLPYSRKYEGLATGLVQVLERMKIPFNLAFMRGSSNRIEALKAGRYDFVIVSRLAAELAIENDGSIEMVKNFGNNSYVSGHEIVFSNPKTKSIQSGMRVGIDYSSADQHLLTEYETEGVDVQLIEVNYMQLMEMLKNNEIDAAVWNKDEIIHSEEMGKGSFRSIKAQELSRKVNEATMLLNRERVELRDALLDLSVIDVQGLQIQVEKGEIYPHY; translated from the coding sequence ATGGAAGACAAATGGGAGAAATTATACAGCAAGAATGGGCTCGCAGCTAGGAGAATTGCTGCTAATCTACTAGCGATCGAGCCGGGAAGCCGTATTCCTCGCGTAAGTGATTTTGTTACAGAAACATCACTTGGAAGGGGGACAATTCAGGGAGCGTTACGTCTACTTGAAGAAATAGGAGCCATTGTTCTTGAAGCGAGGGGACACCTTGGTACGTTTCTTGTTAGAACTAATCGACAGTTACTTTGGGATATTGCAGGACTTGGATCTGTTATGGGTGCCATGCCTTTGCCATATTCGAGAAAGTATGAAGGCCTTGCTACTGGTTTAGTTCAGGTGCTTGAAAGAATGAAAATTCCTTTTAATCTTGCATTTATGAGAGGATCATCAAATCGAATTGAAGCGTTGAAAGCTGGAAGGTATGATTTTGTGATTGTTTCAAGGCTTGCAGCGGAGCTTGCTATTGAGAATGATGGTAGTATCGAGATGGTGAAAAATTTTGGAAATAACTCCTACGTTTCAGGACATGAAATTGTTTTTTCCAACCCTAAAACTAAATCTATTCAAAGCGGTATGCGTGTAGGGATTGACTATTCTTCAGCAGATCAGCATCTTCTTACGGAGTATGAAACAGAAGGTGTTGACGTTCAATTAATTGAAGTAAACTACATGCAGTTGATGGAGATGCTCAAGAACAATGAAATTGATGCTGCAGTTTGGAATAAGGATGAGATCATTCATTCAGAAGAAATGGGAAAAGGATCATTCCGCTCGATTAAAGCTCAGGAACTAAGTAGGAAAGTAAATGAGGCTACTATGCTCTTAAATAGGGAGAGAGTAGAACTCAGAGATGCCTTACTAGATCTATCTGTCATTGACGTTCAAGGTTTGCAAATTCAAGTTGAAAAAGGAGAAATTTATCCACATTATTAG
- a CDS encoding histidinol-phosphatase produces the protein MKFDYHTHHERCGHAEATIEEYIKAAIQKDLQIIGISDHSPFFASEKDRALPRIAMAKSEFASYVEEVLTLKEKYRGKIDVLLGVESDFFQEHYPLYKSIYDQYPFDYIIGSVHFSNGNNIFDKSRWDNLTEEDIRHEKEHYYKLIVESAESGVFDILAHIDAMKGFYPDFTNVETPEVEKAIKRLGELESTIEINTSGKHKDCGGWYPANDMLEMACHYGVGVTFGSDAHWPSRVGEEFEEVRAKLKEIGFKNWTVFRERKKEFVGL, from the coding sequence ATGAAATTTGATTACCATACTCATCATGAACGGTGCGGGCATGCGGAGGCTACGATTGAAGAGTACATAAAAGCAGCGATTCAAAAAGATCTACAGATTATTGGGATATCGGATCATTCTCCGTTTTTTGCAAGTGAAAAGGACCGAGCGTTGCCACGCATTGCAATGGCCAAAAGCGAGTTTGCTTCTTATGTCGAGGAGGTACTCACCTTAAAAGAAAAGTATCGAGGTAAGATTGACGTCTTACTCGGGGTAGAATCTGATTTCTTTCAAGAGCATTATCCATTATATAAAAGCATTTATGACCAGTATCCATTTGATTACATTATCGGCTCCGTTCATTTTAGTAATGGAAACAACATCTTTGATAAAAGCCGCTGGGATAATTTAACCGAAGAAGACATTCGTCACGAGAAAGAACATTATTACAAGTTAATTGTGGAATCAGCTGAAAGCGGCGTTTTTGACATTTTAGCTCATATTGATGCTATGAAAGGCTTTTATCCTGATTTCACGAATGTGGAAACGCCTGAGGTAGAGAAAGCGATCAAGCGACTCGGTGAGCTCGAATCAACGATTGAAATTAACACATCCGGTAAGCATAAAGACTGCGGTGGCTGGTATCCTGCGAATGATATGCTTGAAATGGCGTGCCATTACGGTGTAGGTGTAACGTTTGGTTCGGACGCTCATTGGCCATCGCGTGTTGGCGAAGAGTTTGAAGAAGTTCGCGCAAAGCTGAAAGAGATTGGATTTAAGAATTGGACGGTGTTTCGGGAGCGTAAGAAAGAGTTTGTTGGGTTGTAG
- a CDS encoding glycerophosphodiester phosphodiesterase, with product MKRKKKIAALTMSMALIGSLLSTGAVSASANEKTPSMNTSKLLNVAHRGASGHAPEHTIPSYELGEEMKGDYIEVDLQMTKDGTLIAMHDESVDRTTNGTGLVKDYTVEQIKELDAGSWFNEKYPKKADPAYEGIQVPTLEEVIQTFGTGARYYIETKSPDVYPGMEEELLRILNKYHLTGVNERSSKVFIQSFSQESLLKIHNLNPNLPLIQLISYKEPATISENELQELSEYAVGVGMSASKIDETYVQRVRNAGFLIHPYTVNDKEEMTRLLDWGVTGMFTNYPDVLNDVLHAK from the coding sequence ATGAAGCGGAAAAAGAAGATTGCGGCGCTCACGATGAGTATGGCTCTGATTGGAAGTTTACTTTCAACAGGGGCTGTCTCAGCAAGTGCAAATGAAAAAACACCAAGCATGAATACTAGCAAACTACTAAACGTTGCACATAGAGGGGCTTCAGGACATGCTCCTGAACACACAATTCCATCCTATGAACTTGGTGAAGAAATGAAAGGTGACTACATTGAAGTAGACCTCCAGATGACAAAAGATGGAACGCTTATCGCGATGCATGATGAGTCAGTTGATCGGACCACAAACGGGACAGGCCTCGTCAAAGACTATACGGTCGAACAGATAAAAGAATTAGATGCTGGCAGCTGGTTTAATGAAAAATATCCTAAGAAAGCTGATCCAGCTTACGAAGGCATTCAAGTACCTACGCTTGAAGAAGTGATTCAAACGTTTGGGACAGGCGCTCGCTATTATATTGAAACAAAATCTCCTGATGTTTATCCTGGTATGGAAGAAGAATTACTTCGCATTCTGAACAAATATCATTTAACTGGTGTTAATGAACGTTCTAGCAAAGTGTTCATCCAATCATTCAGTCAAGAAAGTTTATTAAAAATACATAACCTGAATCCGAATTTGCCACTCATTCAACTCATTTCATATAAAGAGCCTGCTACGATTTCAGAGAATGAACTACAAGAGCTCTCTGAATACGCTGTTGGTGTTGGCATGTCTGCTTCTAAAATTGACGAAACGTACGTCCAAAGAGTGAGAAATGCAGGATTTCTCATCCACCCTTATACGGTAAATGACAAAGAAGAAATGACGCGTTTATTGGACTGGGGCGTTACAGGAATGTTTACGAACTATCCGGATGTTTTGAATGATGTACTACATGCTAAATAA